The Chrysemys picta bellii isolate R12L10 chromosome 5, ASM1138683v2, whole genome shotgun sequence DNA segment CTTGGACAGGCTGTTGCCATCTGCAGAGGAGCCCAAACCCAGCAGCACGGGGGATCCCAGCCCACTGCCCCATAGCTGAGAAGCCCAGGGTGTCAACCCAGCCCCACCACATACGGGAGGGCCTCGGTCAAGGGGATATTGCTCCCCTGTgcccagccaggcccagccccgctGGGAGGGcgggacccaggagtccagagTGTCTCCAGGACGGAAGGCTGTCAGCAGGCTGCTCAAGAAAGAGCCACGGGCTGGCACCTCCGCTTCGACGGGCACCCGCTAACCTCCCTGACACCACTGGGCCCGGGGTGCCGTGCAGGGTGGAGCTGGTGCCCCCCAgtgctcccccacagccagtgcagAGCTGAGCGAGTCCAGCCTGTCCCCGGGCCTGGGGGCGGGGCGCCGCGTGCTCAGCACGTGCATGCTGATTGTGTGCCGGGAACAGCACCCAACAGAGCCCATCTCTGGGCACGTCCCAcccagggcccagctctgctcgCCCGGGCTCCCACCTCTGACCCGCCATCATGCACCTGGCTGGGGGCACTGCGGCCCCACGGCACTCACAGCACTTGCGGAAGGACTCCCAGGTGTGGGAGGGCAGGTAGGCCTTGCTGCTGGGCTGCTGTAAGAGGCAGATGATGGCATTGTCCATCTGCTGGAAGATGCGCAGCGACAGCACGGACTGCTTGATCTCAGGCGACAGGCCGCAATCCTCCGACTGCACCAGCTGCCGCACCGTGTCGAAGTCCTGCTTCAGCTGTAAGGCACCCTGCAGGCTGGGGAGCCCCAGGGTTAGAGCGGGGAAGAGATCACAGCCCTGGGCGCcccccaatcctgacccacagccccctggtaccccggccctgggctccccccagctctgccagtgcccctcaattctgacccacagccccctggtaccccagccctgggctccccccagctctgccagtgcccctcaattctgacccgcagccccctggtaCCCCGGCCCTGAGCTCGTCCCAACTCTGgtagtgcccctcaatcctgccccacagccccctggtaccccagccctgggctccccccagctccaccagtgcccctcaattctgacccgcagccccctggtaccccatccctgggctccccccagctctgccagtgcccctcaattctgacccacagccccctggtaccccagccctgggctccccccagctccaccagtgcccctcaattctgacccgcagccccctggtaccccatccctgggctccccccagctctgccagtgcccctcaatcctgccccacagccccctggtaccccggccctgggctccccccagctctgccagtgcccctcaattctgacccgcagccccctggtaCCCCGGCCCTGGGCTCGTCCCAACTCTAgtagtgcccctcaatcctgccccacagccccctggtaccccagccctgggctccccccagctctgccagtgcccctcaatcctgccccacagccccctggtacCCCGGCCCTGGGCTCGTCCCAGCTCCGttagtgcccctcaatcctgacccgcagccccccaccccgtgaGCTCCAGTACCTGAACTTGATTTTCTGGGTGAGGATGTGGTCCATCCAGGCTTCCACAAAGGCTGTCATGACGTGGGTGAGCGCGGGCACCTGGGACTCGTGCGGGAGCAGCTGGATGCCCTGCAGGACCTGGCCCAGGACACTCTGGGCGGCGGCCAAGGCGTACTCACTCGGGGTGCTGGGCAGGTCtgaaagaggcaggggagggggcagcgttaCCCCGGCATGGCTGGAGGGGGCTGTGAGGAGTGTATGCCTCACACTGGCACTGCAAGGGTTACGGGGAGCGCTTTAGGGCACGCGGGTACAACTCCTAGTGTGGTAGGCCCAATGCAGATGGGCAGCTGGGCGGCTGTAGGAAGGCGGGCTGCAGACAGGAAGCAGGAGATGCCCAGGGAGAgctggcagcagggagcagggcccagATCTCCCCGGAAAGCGCTGGAAGGGCCACACGAGGGACGGAGCTGGGCAGCGAGGGCAGCAGGGAGTTAAATTCCCACCTGGGGGAGCCTGGAGCGGATCCGGAGCTGTGGGAAGGGCCTGGTGACAGGCGGAGCAGGGAGTGGTCTGACTACGCAGACCCTGCTTGTTCACGGCCGGGTCCCCGGCTGGAGCCCAGAGGAGAGCGGGGCCTGGGCAAGGAGGTGGGCAAACCccggggagcagggaggaaggaCTTGGTGTGAGGCCGATGGACCTGTTTGTGGGACACTCCGCCCCTGAAGGGCAAGACTTTACAGTAACCCACCATGGCCCCAAAGAGCCTGCTATGCCATGCTCGGCCCCCAGGGGGCGCTGGCTGCCGAGGTGCTCGACcactggagggaggggcaggatgggggagggcaGTGCTCACACTGCGCCCCCAGCAGCAGGTACCTCCCGTTCTCACTGGGACCAGAGCTGGCCGGGGCCCTGTGGGCATGGTGCTGCCCCAGAGACTCAAGCTGCAGCCAGCCCAGCATGCCAGGGGCCCTGGGAGTGCCACAGGGGACAGCCGGGTCAGTGGCCTGCTAGCAGGGCCTGGGCCCAGAGCTGGTGCTCCGGACTGCCTTGGCAGGGCAGGGTCCGGGACAGGCCTGGGCAAGAAGGAAGCTGCTCTCAGCCTGACATGCCAGCTCTGAGCTGCTTTGCCCACCGGGTCTGtcggcgggcaggggctgggcacagaggaCACGGGGGGATGTACCTGCACGGAGGCCTGCTCTCCAGTGCTTGCCCAGCGGCATGGTCTGGCTGAAGATCTCTGCCGACATCCGTTTGCAGTCGCTGGAGAACATCCGCAGCACGTCCTGCGAGAAGCTCTGGGGAACAGAGGGGGAGCTGGGCCAGCACCCCCGGGAGAGCCCGGCTTGGCACCCCCACCCTCGGGCACCTGTCAGCTTAGTCCAGCAAGGACGACAGTGCGCCCTGCCAGGATGTAGCAGTGTCCCGGGAACGTGTGCCAGGAGATGGAGCAGAGCCAGCCTCTGTCCAGCGCCACCACCGTGGGGCCACCCGCCCCCAGCCTACCCAGCTCAGAGCCAGCACTGCACACTCCACACCACCCATCTGACTAGAGCTGCCCTCAGCTGTTCCCCCTATGACCTGCCCACCTGGATCAGAGCCAGTCCCCCTCGCCAGGTCCCTGCTGGccccaccccggcagccctgccctgcagcagaACAGGGCGGGGGACAGGAAGCTGTTCCAACCCTCCATGCAGGGGTTTCCAGCCCGTGCCCAGCTCCCCGGCCCAAgctccctggccccagctccccgGGGCTTGCCAGGGAAGTGCGGCCAGGCCTGGCCCCTGCTCCCAGAAGGGCTGCGGCTCAGGGAGGAAGGAGCTGGCCCAAGGCAGGGACCCTCCCCTGAAGCCCCGAGACCCAAACCCTGCGCAGCCACCATGAGGCAGGGCAGGTCCCTTACCTGGATGCTGGTGGCAGTGGAGTAGATCTGTAGGCACAGCTGCCGCTCCTGGTGGGAGCCAAGGGCCGGCCGCACCCACCTGGGGCTCTCCTCTCCCTCAGGGAAGGCCCCACTCACGAGCTCCGCCAACCTGGTGGTCTCTGCCTTTAACAGCTGCAGAGGAGAGGAAGACATGAGGCCCTGAGCCCAGTCATGGCCaaagagagcctggctgggggccAGCTGCAGCCCTCCCCAGGCCTGGGATCCCAGCCCCATCCCCGCTGCGCCCGGGCACACTACAGGGAGGGACTCCGGCTTGggagcagctggtgctgggggtCGGGTCCCTGtggctgtgggagggagaggccccaggcccagccagcatCTCCCAGCCCGAGGAAGAATCCCAGGAGCCGTACTTGCCTGGAGATCTCCCTGGGTGACGAGCAGGAACGGGCAGAGGGACCAGGCCGCAAGGTGCTGATAGGCCTTGGCCATGAGCCAGGAGCAGGAGGCCTGCCCTGTGGCCAGGCAGCGAGTCAGCAGCTCCAGCCGGAGACTTGGGGAGACGAGGTCGCCGCTCGCTGCAGGGAGGGAACAGAGTGAGCTGGCGCAGGGGAGAGGACTCGGGCGGGAGGCAGTGCCAGGGGTGGCCccggaagtgggggagggagagctggcgCTGGGGTGGTGGAGCCGGGCAGTGCCAGGGGGCAGGCAGTGCCAGGGGTGGCCTGGGGGTGTGAGGGGGATGGTGTGGGGATTCGAGGGCCAGGAAGTGCCAGGGGTGGCCTTAGGGGCATGGGAGTGGGGCCGGGCAGCACCCGGggtggcctgggggtggggcggaCAGGCAGTGCCAGGGCCCTAGAAGCTGATTTCTCTGCAGAGTACTGGGGCACATGTCCCCATGAGGAACTGCCCCCCACGGTGAGCGCCCCCTCTGGCTGATACAGAACACTCCTCCGCTGCCCTGagtctccagccctgcagccgaGAGACCCCTGGCATCTGGGCAGGGCCTCACTCACCAGTCCTTGCAGCGAGCGGAGGCTCCAGGCATTTCAGGGCGAAGGCCAGGGGAGGGTGGAGCTCCCGGAGCAGCTGGGCAGTCCTGCTGTGCGCCGTGCCcgctgtcctgggcccaggcaTGCACTTATCGctgaggctggagcccagggcctggcagaACCCTGCGGAGAGGGAAGGGAGATGCTGCCGCCACCTGGCCAACGGGGAGCACCCTGGGGCCCTGAAacactctgcccctgtccccctgAGGTCACCGAgagcctccccactcccagcgtGCCCCCAAAATACCCCACGCAGGGTCCCCTGTTCCCAGAGCCCCTCCAGTCCCAGTGccagcagccaggcctccccAAAGCACTCCTGCCGGCCTCAGGGCCTCCAggccagcagcccctgggccTTACCTCGGTCCCAGCTCTGGAAGACAGCCTGAGAGATCAGACACATGCACAGGCGCCGCAGCGCCGCCTCGCACTCCAGGGGCACGCGGGCTGCAAGCGAACACAGGGGTGAGCACcaggacaggccctgcccctgggcacagccccgggggaggaggaggggatcaGGCCAGGCAGCCTTTggctccctgctgctggtgccGACCAGGGAGCTAGATGCTGCCAGGCCGGGGCAGACCCCTGGCCTGAGACCCCAACTCCTGCACCAGGGGCCACGCCGCAGCGCTGATGGGAAGGATATCTGGGCACCAAAACCTTAACCTGGATGGGAGCCAGCACCCTCAGAGGGGAGACGCACCGTGTCCCAAAccctgccccctgagccagccagtccccaccctgggtccagatcagagccagcaccccctggaggggaaagaccctgtgccccattcccaccccccatAACCAACCAAGCCCCCACCCTGAGGCCAGATCGGAGatggcaccccctagaggggacaggccacGTGTCCTATTCCcaatcccccagccagccagtccctgcccgagggccagatgggagccagcgcccccagAGGGGAGATGCACTATCTCAAACCCTCTGGGGGCGCAAACCCAAACCCTCACCCCGCaccagccagccagtccctgccccagggccggatcagagccagcaccccctggaggggaaagaccctgtgCCCCATTCCCAACCAGGCCCCCACCCTGAGACCAGatcggagccagcgccccctagaggggacaggccccatgtcccagtccccgcccccctgcactcACCCTGACCCAGCGCCTGGCTCAGCTCCTGCGCCAGCGCGGCTGCTGCCCTTTCTGTGCACGGGGGCAGGCCTCCGCAGGGCTGTGCCTGGTCCTGCCGCAGCTCCAGGCGATGAGCCAGTGAGGTGGCTGCGGCCTCCCAGAAGAGCGGGCGGTACTGCGCATACAGAACCTCGGCAGCCTCCGAGTAGGACGCGTCCAGCCAGCGCACGGACTTCCAGCTGGGCAGGGAGGCCGAGCTCAGCCTCTCGTCCAGGCCCGGGCTGGCTGCCGGCACCAGCGGGGGCTCCTGGCCCTCCTCTGCCGGGGGCTTCTCCTGCTTGGGCCTCTTGAGCACATGGTGCCAGAGCGTGTCGGTGGAGGCCACCAGGACTCCCAGAACAAGGTCCAGGAGCTCTTTGTCCTCCCTGCACAGCACCTGCAGCTCCTTGGGGAGGCTCGGCAGCCCCTCCACTGTGGGGGGCCCAGGGGACCCCACATCTGTCTCACTAATGCTGCTGCGGTCCATGGACCAAGGCACCACAGCATTCTCCCAGTGCACCTGTTCCAGGCAGTCCCTCTGTGCCCgctgcaggaggagctggtgGAGTCTGTGGGCGGCCAGCCTGCCTCTCTCGGCTGCCAGCACGCCCAGCACCCGCCCAATGGGATAGGCCTGAGCACCCCCGCACACCTCCCCTTTGCGCCGCAGTGGAGTGGCGGGATCAGCCCCCGGCTCGCTGGAGGCCCGCTCCAGGGCCCGGTCGCTCAGCACGTGGTTGTAGATCTCCAGGCCCTGGAAGAGGTCGGAGAGCTGGGCAGGGGAGACGGCGGCggggctggcccgtgccaggCAGTGCAGCAGCACCTCCACGTAGCGCTCCACCAGGCGGATGGCGTGCAGGGCCAGCAGGCCCAGCGCCTGCTTCATGTGCGTCACCGACTCGtgatgctgcagcagcagcacccgcAGCCAGGGGTCGCTGCGCATCTTGCGCTGCAGCCCGCTCCAGTGGCTGGTGTGAGTCCGCAGCTCCTCACAGAGTCCCCTGAgctgcccgccccccccaggGTCCCCTCCCGGGTCCTTCCGCGCCAAGAGAGCCAGGAGGTGGCGGACGAAGTCCGAGGCCCCTTTGAGGCGGCGGCTGTACTCGTGGGAGAGGCGGAGGCGGTGGCGGTGCTGCAGCAGGGCGTGCAAGGTGGCACAGTGCTTGGCCACGCGGGGGTAGACGGGGTGGTAGGAGAAGGCGCCCTGGGCCGTGTCACTGGCCGCCGGCTTGACGTGGCCTCGGAAGGTCTCCGTGCGGGGGTTCTCCTGCACGCAGAGGCAGCGGCTGAGCCCCAGGTAGCTGCGCTCCACCTGGGCCAGGCGGGCGAGGGCGCCGGGCGAGTCCTCCTCGTCGCTGTCGTAGGCACTGGCGCTGgcctgctgctgcaggaggcgCCGCACACTGGGGTTCACGCAGTTCCACAGCAGGGCCTCTGCCTTCTGCAGGGACTTGGCAAAGCCGCTCAGGGAGCTGCAGCCTGCAAGACACGGAGCCCCAGGAACCCCCTGTAACCTCCCCCAGCAGCGAAAGCAGAGCCAGACTGGGGCTGAACGGAGAGGGCACAAGACGGAGGGGAGCAGAAATATGCCCCCCCACGGCCCGTCATGCCCCTGCAGCTGTGCCGCCAACACTCCCTAGgacacccccagctccagtggCCTGGGGAACCACAGGGGACCTGCTTTATAGCCCCTGGACCACCCATAATTACCCCATCCTCAACCCACCACTCCCACACACTTCTTTGGGGACccccgccagccctgccctggggaaAGGAGCTAGCCCCATCACTCGCCTGGCTGCTGGAGGCACCAGCACTATTGAACAGACCAGGGTTACAGTGTCAGTGCTGCAGAGGGACAAGGGGGCAGCTCCAGCATAGCTCTGTCTCCCCTGCTGCCCGTTGCTGTCAGGGCTGTGACACAAGCCTGCAGGTCACCCCCTGCCATCTTCAGCTCCTTCTCAATCTTCCCTGCCGCCAGCCCCCTGCACTTCCTCAGCCTGCCCTGCTTCTTACCCTCCCGCATCACTGTCTCTGCTGCaccacctctgcagctgctgggacctcagctgcccttcccctgccggTAATTCCCAGGGATTAAATGGCCCAGACTGAAcaaaaggagctgcaggaaggaggCACAAATGCAATTAAAGGATCAAGAGACTAAAAAGAgcagccaccccagccccaggtgtCTACCTGAGCTGGCAGCAGCCAAGCATGCCCTGGCACCGCAGCGAGCGGCCTGTGCCACCACAGGCAGCCAGGGAGTTGCCGTCACAGCCCTCAATTGGGGCTCATGGTCTCTGCCTTCAATGGGAGGCTCTGGTGTCCAGCTCTCCTCCTGCCCGAACCGGTCACGGCACgatgctgcccagccccaccgAGTTTCTGACCTCACCTGAGTCGGCTGACTCCTCTCGCTCCCTCTGCCCATCGGTGGGAGACACCTTCTTGGGCCCCACCAGTGAGCTCAGCGGCGGCAGGATGGAGCCCGAGGCCTGCGACATGCGCGACATGATGAGGATGAAGACAGCATTCAGGCCAATGCCGTCTACTTCGATCATCTGCAAGAGACAAGGGTGGTGGGTCAACCTCAGCATCGCCCGCAGAGGCAGCCGCCAGTTTAGTTGCCTCTGACCCTGACCCCTCCTGAGGACAACAGCACCATCTCCTGACAGCCCTAGTCACATGGACCTCGGCTGCCACCTTAGGGCAGTGCCCCAACCCCCAAGTGCAGGCGACGGGCACCCAGGAAccgagggtgtgtctacactgcagtgtgagCCCCTTCTGCCTACACACAAATCATGCTAACCCAGGGTttggacccagggtcccaggaccccacgGGGGGTGGAGGACCTGCACCTCAGTCAAGCTTGGAGCCAGGGTTCAAGCCCAATGTAGATGCggcagccccactggactcgtGCTCTGGCAGTCTGACAAAAGTAGACATGATCCCAAGCCCTGACTTTCTTTGTCTTCTGGACAGGCAGCTTGAGTGGCCAGTCAAGTCTCCCCACGTTGCACCAGGAACAGAGGGCTAGAGTGGCCACGTTTTGGGAGGGTGCATGAACTCTGGGATGTGGGCGGTTGGACTCAggcccacataatgcagtgtagatgctggagcctcaggcggggccagggtgtaAGAGCTCCACACCGGGGCTTACAGACGCTCAAGGCCAGGATCTAACCTGAGCTCACGCTGCAGTGGAGACAGACCCAGAACGGgcctgtgacgttatgagtgtgatataatatttcattggaaggtgacagggtcagaaagagttaattaactcagactgacctgacccatgggtgaGCCTTcaggactggttaggaagatctgtaaatgaacagagctttgaaatgcaagtctgcattgttagagatctcaagaGTAGaggtttgctcagggcttgtgatgtaagcaaacaagtcttgtctattgctataactttaattcaaagagcaaaaaaggaatattaatatttatgatgatacttgagtgaaatagtattattgtctctatgtttctttgaaggttgtggtaacttgtatctgaactgtttaatggataaattaccctgtgctaattgccaggatgtttgggagaaggagagttaagcctattgttttctccaGCGGACACAatcctacttcatctcagatctgctttgggtttcaaggggggaaaccttaagccataaggattgagatccccagtcattgactagagccaccctgaatatggacattggactataacctatggactatttctaaaaggacttttggcaactacaagctcacctctgctacgcatctgaacctcaagaattgaattcaagtctatctgtacattgatcttttaaccaactctctcgctcttttcttttttaataaattttagtttagttaataagaattggctattagcgtgtattttggataagatctaagttataattggacctgggtgtgtggctgatcctttgggattggaagaatcttttcttttatatgatgagataagattttcaggaatcatcatcatatctgacaggtgtgtctggacggaggcctgaggccgggcactttaagggaactgcgttggttGGACTccgagtaaccagtgaggtaacacagaggctgttttgtgctggttggtaaatctaagtattggaagatccaccagcgtCTGGGGTTTCTCTGCCCCGTTcggtttgcagttcaccctgatcgagtgacctcagctgggtcCCACGGGCAGCGCCGTCACCCCCCCCGGGCATGGGCTGatgccagggcagggggggggcagCGCCCCACACGGCCTCAGCCCGGCCGGGGAGCAGCAAGTCCGAGGCAGGGGGTGATTGTAAGGGGTGAACAGGGCTAtggggggggggccctgcagATCCCAGACTTCGGGGGTGCTGGGGGCacatctcccccccccgcccctcagcaCCGGCCTGactccccctcctcacccccccgccTCCATGTCCGGCGGCTGCGGGCCCGAGGGGGATGgaagggcggaggggggggaataggatgggggtgaaggggggggggggcaagaggccAGGGGGCGTGGCTCAGGCAGGGGGCGTGGCTCGCCCGGAATTAGCCCCGCCCCCACGGGAAACCTCCGGTTCCATCCGGGCACTTCAGCGGCCCGCGGTAGCCATGGTAACCGGCAGCTCCGCGGCCGCCCGGAGGCCCCTGGGGCCCGGCGCCGGGTCCCTGGTGGCCGCAGAGCCGcggccccgccagccccaccccggccccgacACTCACCGGCCGCCACCGCTCGCCGAACCGCCCCCAGCTCGGAACGGGGAGCTGGGCGCCAACGCCCAATCAGCGGGCTAGGAATCGGCACGTGATGAGGGTCCGCCGGCTTCAGCCCCCCGCCCGCTCCGTCACGTGATAAGGGAAGGCGCTGTCTCGCCACGTAAGGACGGTGATGGGCGGGGCCGAGGGTTgtatctgcccctccccctcccgggtTGCCCCTCGGTGGAgcgggctgggctgtggggcagggctcagggacagGTCCCACCACTCCCGCACCGtcgccaacctgtggaactccctgctgcgtcctctgcagccagccagaCACTGCCCCTGCCATGAGTCCCCCATGATTACCCCTAGGTCACCCCTGAGTGAACCCTGCAGAGCCCCCATGAACCCCCTATGTCACCCTGACTGAACCCCTGTGAcacccccacagagccccccatAAACCCTCTATATCACaccactgtagggtgaccagatgtcccgattttatacagacagtcctgatttttgggtctttttcttatataggctcctattaccccccacccccgtcccgatttttcacacttgctgtctggtcaccctaccccactgAACCCCTATGATgcccctgcagagccccccaTGAACCCCCCATGTCACCCCTGACTGAATCCTCCATGACACCCCCACTGAACCCTTGTGACACCCTTGCAGAGCCTCCCATCTCACCCCTGTCTGAACCCCCATGATGTCCCTACGACACTCCCTACAGAGCGCCTACAATGCCCCCCATAAACCCCCCCCCGGGCCCCTTGCAACACCCCAACTGAACCGCCCACAACAGCCCCCATGAGCCTCCTGCGACACTCCCTCCAGAGCCCCCCATGACACCCTCCAGAGAGCCCCCTGCTGAACCTCCTACAGAGCCCCCCCACGGCCCCTCACAATGCCCCCTACAGAGCTCCCTGCAACACCCCCTGTAGAGCCCCCCTGTGATGCCTCTGGCCAAACCCCCCTGATTCCCCATGCAGAACCCTCTGCAACACCCTGGTAGAGACCCCCATGTTCCCCATAAAGTATGATGCCCCTGCAGAAGGTGCTGGGCGGGATCTGTGCCTGGGCCCCCTGGATAAGCTGGCGTAGCCAGTGactgccggagccctgctgctgcctgccccatagcgtgctctttggggcagagaccggcCGGGCCTTCTCTGCCTAGCATGCCCCAGGCCCTTCCAGAAACAACTCATCCAAGGACTGGGTAAGGACTTAGCAGGGAGGGGTTGGCTGGGCTGGCCCTCagctgggctctcccctccctccctgcacagccTGTGTTATGGGACCTTTGCACTTTGCCAACTAGTCCGATGAGGTGCAAGCAGGAGGCAGGCCTGCCACGTAGGTGTGCCCACTGGTCTGCTCCAGCGCAGCACGGGGGAGCGGCAGGCTAGCAGGGCCCCCAGATTTATCCGGTGCAGGAGTTTCTCTCTTTCTATACTTCTGCTCCGCTTTCTAGCATGGCTGAGGGCTGACCCCAGCCCAAAGGTCTCCCAGGCACTGccagccccttccctcaggggcTGCTTTATGCATGAAGGGAGTGGACTGAAAGCCAAGAGTATCCTGAGGTCTAATCCCTGCCAATCTCCTTGTTTAGCATGTGCCACCAGGTCAGTTGCTTGGCCTACTTAGCCCAGCCAGCCAGGCCTCCCTGAATACACCCAGGATCCACTCTCTGAGAGAGCAGGGGCGCCGGGTAACCCCAGCCAGGCATTGTCCGGGAAGAACGAATTCCAGAATCTCCCCTGCTCCCAAGCCAGCTCCAGGCTCCCCTTGAGTTAGTGCTGAGCTCAGTAGGTGCTGGCGTGTGGAGGGCAGCTGCCGGGGTGACCACAGGGAGCTAGCGATGAAGGGAGGGAGAGCCCGAGCGGGGATGGTCTGTGCCTTGGGTCTGCTGGGGCTTCCGACATGTTCTTGCAAAGATTTGCTTTAATGCTCTTTGGCGAAGTTCTCCAAAGCAGTGTGGGGTCACTTGAGCCTTGTCTGGGGGGGTCCATG contains these protein-coding regions:
- the CCDC142 gene encoding coiled-coil domain-containing protein 142 isoform X3, which produces MIEVDGIGLNAVFILIMSRMSQASGSILPPLSSLVGPKKVSPTDGQREREESADSGCSSLSGFAKSLQKAEALLWNCVNPSVRRLLQQQASASAYDSDEEDSPGALARLAQVERSYLGLSRCLCVQENPRTETFRGHVKPAASDTAQGAFSYHPVYPRVAKHCATLHALLQHRHRLRLSHEYSRRLKGASDFVRHLLALLARKDPGGDPGGGGQLRGLCEELRTHTSHWSGLQRKMRSDPWLRVLLLQHHESVTHMKQALGLLALHAIRLVERYVEVLLHCLARASPAAVSPAQLSDLFQGLEIYNHVLSDRALERASSEPGADPATPLRRKGEVCGGAQAYPIGRVLGVLAAERGRLAAHRLHQLLLQRAQRDCLEQVHWENAVVPWSMDRSSISETDVGSPGPPTVEGLPSLPKELQVLCREDKELLDLVLGVLVASTDTLWHHVLKRPKQEKPPAEEGQEPPLVPAASPGLDERLSSASLPSWKSVRWLDASYSEAAEVLYAQYRPLFWEAAATSLAHRLELRQDQAQPCGGLPPCTERAAAALAQELSQALGQARVPLECEAALRRLCMCLISQAVFQSWDRGFCQALGSSLSDKCMPGPRTAGTAHSRTAQLLRELHPPLAFALKCLEPPLAARTASGDLVSPSLRLELLTRCLATGQASCSWLMAKAYQHLAAWSLCPFLLVTQGDLQLLKAETTRLAELVSGAFPEGEESPRWVRPALGSHQERQLCLQIYSTATSIQSFSQDVLRMFSSDCKRMSAEIFSQTMPLGKHWRAGLRADLPSTPSEYALAAAQSVLGQVLQGIQLLPHESQVPALTHVMTAFVEAWMDHILTQKIKFSLQGALQLKQDFDTVRQLVQSEDCGLSPEIKQSVLSLRIFQQMDNAIICLLQQPSSKAYLPSHTWESFRKCCSHNGVRTQDFPSGSLNSLESLDVQALRNSTALETQSSDLLSQLQGSCTPESYLPSTQQEWLSLRLHGTRRWKVPSLPCTKSSEP
- the CCDC142 gene encoding coiled-coil domain-containing protein 142 isoform X1; its protein translation is MGRGSERSQPTQVRSETRWGWAASCRDRFGQEESWTPEPPIEGRDHEPQLRAVTATPWLPVVAQAARCGARACLAAASSGCSSLSGFAKSLQKAEALLWNCVNPSVRRLLQQQASASAYDSDEEDSPGALARLAQVERSYLGLSRCLCVQENPRTETFRGHVKPAASDTAQGAFSYHPVYPRVAKHCATLHALLQHRHRLRLSHEYSRRLKGASDFVRHLLALLARKDPGGDPGGGGQLRGLCEELRTHTSHWSGLQRKMRSDPWLRVLLLQHHESVTHMKQALGLLALHAIRLVERYVEVLLHCLARASPAAVSPAQLSDLFQGLEIYNHVLSDRALERASSEPGADPATPLRRKGEVCGGAQAYPIGRVLGVLAAERGRLAAHRLHQLLLQRAQRDCLEQVHWENAVVPWSMDRSSISETDVGSPGPPTVEGLPSLPKELQVLCREDKELLDLVLGVLVASTDTLWHHVLKRPKQEKPPAEEGQEPPLVPAASPGLDERLSSASLPSWKSVRWLDASYSEAAEVLYAQYRPLFWEAAATSLAHRLELRQDQAQPCGGLPPCTERAAAALAQELSQALGQARVPLECEAALRRLCMCLISQAVFQSWDRGFCQALGSSLSDKCMPGPRTAGTAHSRTAQLLRELHPPLAFALKCLEPPLAARTASGDLVSPSLRLELLTRCLATGQASCSWLMAKAYQHLAAWSLCPFLLVTQGDLQLLKAETTRLAELVSGAFPEGEESPRWVRPALGSHQERQLCLQIYSTATSIQSFSQDVLRMFSSDCKRMSAEIFSQTMPLGKHWRAGLRADLPSTPSEYALAAAQSVLGQVLQGIQLLPHESQVPALTHVMTAFVEAWMDHILTQKIKFSLQGALQLKQDFDTVRQLVQSEDCGLSPEIKQSVLSLRIFQQMDNAIICLLQQPSSKAYLPSHTWESFRKCCSHNGVRTQDFPSGSLNSLESLDVQALRNSTALETQSSDLLSQLQGSCTPESYLPSTQQEWLSLRLHGTRRWKVPSLPCTKSSEP
- the CCDC142 gene encoding coiled-coil domain-containing protein 142 isoform X4, whose translation is MGRGSERSQPTQVRSETRWGWAASCRDRFGQEESWTPEPPIEGRDHEPQLRAVTATPWLPVVAQAARCGARACLAAASSGCSSLSGFAKSLQKAEALLWNCVNPSVRRLLQQQASASAYDSDEEDSPGALARLAQVERSYLGLSRCLCVQENPRTETFRGHVKPAASDTAQGAFSYHPVYPRVAKHCATLHALLQHRHRLRLSHEYSRRLKGASDFVRHLLALLARKDPGGDPGGGGQLRGLCEELRTHTSHWSGLQRKMRSDPWLRVLLLQHHESVTHMKQALGLLALHAIRLVERYVEVLLHCLARASPAAVSPAQLSDLFQGLEIYNHVLSDRALERASSEPGADPATPLRRKGEVCGGAQAYPIGRVLGVLAAERGRLAAHRLHQLLLQRAQRDCLEQVHWENAVVPWSMDRSSISETDVGSPGPPTVEGLPSLPKELQVLCREDKELLDLVLGVLVASTDTLWHHVLKRPKQEKPPAEEGQEPPLVPAASPGLDERLSSASLPSWKSVRWLDASYSEAAEVLYAQYRPLFWEAAATSLAHRLELRQDQAQPCGGLPPCTERAAAALAQELSQALGQGFCQALGSSLSDKCMPGPRTAGTAHSRTAQLLRELHPPLAFALKCLEPPLAARTASGDLVSPSLRLELLTRCLATGQASCSWLMAKAYQHLAAWSLCPFLLVTQGDLQLLKAETTRLAELVSGAFPEGEESPRWVRPALGSHQERQLCLQIYSTATSIQSFSQDVLRMFSSDCKRMSAEIFSQTMPLGKHWRAGLRADLPSTPSEYALAAAQSVLGQVLQGIQLLPHESQVPALTHVMTAFVEAWMDHILTQKIKFSLQGALQLKQDFDTVRQLVQSEDCGLSPEIKQSVLSLRIFQQMDNAIICLLQQPSSKAYLPSHTWESFRKCCSHNGVRTQDFPSGSLNSLESLDVQALRNSTALETQSSDLLSQLQGSCTPESYLPSTQQEWLSLRLHGTRRWKVPSLPCTKSSEP